One part of the Sorangiineae bacterium MSr11954 genome encodes these proteins:
- the dnaK gene encoding molecular chaperone DnaK gives MGKIIGIDLGTTNSVVAIMEGREPKVIVNEEGSRITPSVVAWDDKGEVLVGQIAKRQAVTNPENTIFSAKRFVGRRFEEVAEELKRVPYKAVRSPNGDTAFEVRGKMASPPEVSAKVLQKLKKAAEDYVGEKISEAVITVPAYFNDAQRQATKDAGRIAGLDVKRIVNEPTAAALAYGLDKKSDEIIAVYDFGGGTFDISILEVGDNVVQVISTNGDTHLGGDDIDNLIIDWLVAEFRKTSGIDVGKDKMALQRLKEAAEKAKIELSSVQETSINLPFLTVGPGGPVHLDMRLSRSKLEQMMTPLIERSMEPVKKALSDAKKAPSDIAEVVLVGGSTRIPLVKETVKKFFGKDPHQGVNPDEVVAIGAAVQAGVLSGDVKDMVLLDVTPLSLGVETLGGIMTAMIPRNTTIPTQKKEVFSTATDSQPSVEVHVLQGERTEARYNRTLGKFHLEGIMPAPRGVPKIEVTFDIDANGILSVHAKDTATGKDQKITITANSGLNESDIQRMVKEAAENEAEDKARREQVERRNKLDNLCYSLEKTLNENKDKLQAADVSTFESLIKEGRDAIEKQDDAKVQELLEKLEKEAHRIASVMYQGAGGDAAGAPGAPPNGGPDATSGGEGKGKKDGNVIDAEFEETQ, from the coding sequence ATGGGCAAGATCATCGGCATCGACCTCGGAACCACGAACAGCGTCGTGGCCATCATGGAGGGTCGAGAACCCAAAGTGATCGTGAACGAGGAGGGGTCTCGCATCACGCCGAGCGTGGTGGCGTGGGACGACAAGGGTGAGGTCCTCGTCGGTCAGATCGCCAAGCGCCAGGCGGTTACCAACCCCGAGAACACGATTTTCAGCGCCAAGCGCTTCGTCGGACGCCGCTTCGAGGAGGTCGCCGAAGAACTCAAGCGAGTTCCCTACAAGGCCGTGCGCTCTCCCAACGGCGACACAGCGTTCGAGGTGCGCGGCAAAATGGCCTCCCCCCCGGAGGTGAGCGCCAAGGTTCTCCAGAAGCTCAAGAAGGCCGCCGAGGACTACGTCGGCGAGAAGATCTCGGAAGCGGTCATCACCGTTCCGGCGTACTTCAACGATGCCCAGCGCCAGGCCACCAAGGATGCCGGACGCATCGCAGGTCTCGACGTCAAGCGCATCGTCAACGAGCCCACGGCCGCCGCGCTCGCCTACGGCCTCGACAAGAAGAGCGACGAGATCATCGCCGTGTACGACTTCGGTGGTGGCACGTTCGACATCTCGATCCTCGAGGTCGGTGACAACGTCGTTCAGGTCATCTCGACCAACGGCGACACGCACCTCGGCGGCGACGACATCGACAACCTGATCATCGACTGGCTCGTCGCGGAGTTCCGAAAGACCTCGGGCATCGACGTCGGCAAGGACAAGATGGCGCTCCAGCGCCTCAAGGAAGCGGCCGAGAAGGCCAAGATCGAGCTGTCGAGCGTGCAGGAGACGAGCATCAACCTGCCGTTCCTCACCGTCGGCCCCGGCGGCCCGGTCCACCTCGACATGCGCCTGTCGCGCTCGAAGCTCGAGCAGATGATGACGCCGCTCATCGAGCGCTCGATGGAGCCCGTGAAGAAGGCGCTGTCGGACGCGAAGAAGGCGCCGTCGGACATCGCCGAGGTCGTCCTCGTGGGCGGCTCGACCCGCATCCCGCTGGTGAAGGAGACGGTCAAGAAGTTCTTCGGCAAGGATCCCCACCAGGGCGTGAACCCCGACGAAGTGGTCGCCATCGGCGCCGCGGTGCAGGCGGGCGTTCTCTCCGGCGACGTCAAGGACATGGTCCTTCTCGACGTCACCCCGCTCTCGCTGGGCGTCGAGACCCTTGGCGGCATCATGACCGCGATGATCCCGCGCAACACCACCATCCCCACGCAGAAGAAGGAAGTGTTCTCGACGGCCACGGATAGCCAGCCGAGCGTCGAAGTGCACGTTCTTCAGGGCGAGCGCACGGAGGCCCGCTACAACCGGACGCTCGGCAAGTTCCACCTCGAGGGCATCATGCCGGCCCCGCGCGGGGTGCCCAAGATCGAGGTCACCTTCGACATCGACGCCAACGGCATCCTCTCCGTCCACGCGAAGGACACCGCGACCGGCAAGGATCAGAAGATCACCATCACCGCCAACTCCGGCCTAAACGAGTCGGACATCCAGCGCATGGTGAAAGAGGCCGCCGAGAACGAGGCCGAGGACAAGGCCCGCCGCGAGCAAGTCGAGCGCCGCAACAAGCTCGACAACCTCTGCTACTCGCTCGAGAAGACCCTCAACGAGAACAAGGACAAGCTGCAGGCGGCCGACGTGTCCACCTTCGAGTCCCTCATCAAAGAGGGCCGCGACGCCATCGAGAAACAAGACGACGCCAAGGTGCAAGAGCTGCTCGAGAAGCTCGAGAAGGAAGCGCACCGCATCGCGAGCGTCATGTACCAAGGTGCCGGCGGCGACGCGGCAGGCGCACCCGGCGCACCGCCCAACGGTGGTCCGGATGCAACCTCCGGCGGCGAGGGCAAAGGCAAGAAGGACGGCAACGTCATCGACGCCGAGTTCGAGGAAACGCAGTAA
- a CDS encoding FHA domain-containing protein, with protein sequence MDQAKNFVCRSCSTPVPMGHKFCGRCGAAIPPEILNARTQFFGQLQVPGKAKLILIRGEGVEGLSYQLNAEQHIVGRNGQLVFPDDPFVSPKHANLFYRSGKLVVRDEGSLNGVFLRVRGTVDISVGDHFLAGEQLFRIDATPKQADGPAPDGTYFYSSPKHQSPFRITQLLQGGATGMTVCARNQGLQIGREGGDLNFPTDLYMSASHCKLEESAGRLSLTDLNSRNGTYVRLKGERELSHGDYLFIGRKLLRVEITAA encoded by the coding sequence ATGGATCAAGCGAAAAACTTCGTATGCAGGTCGTGTTCGACCCCCGTGCCGATGGGACACAAGTTCTGCGGCCGGTGCGGTGCTGCAATTCCTCCCGAGATATTGAACGCCCGCACGCAGTTTTTCGGTCAGCTTCAAGTTCCGGGCAAAGCGAAGCTCATTCTCATTCGGGGGGAGGGCGTCGAGGGCCTGTCGTACCAGCTCAACGCCGAGCAACACATCGTAGGCCGCAACGGGCAGCTGGTGTTCCCCGACGATCCCTTCGTCTCCCCGAAGCACGCGAACCTCTTCTACCGCAGCGGGAAGCTCGTCGTCCGCGACGAGGGCTCCCTCAACGGCGTCTTCTTGCGCGTGCGCGGCACCGTCGACATCTCCGTCGGCGATCACTTCCTCGCGGGCGAGCAACTTTTTCGCATCGACGCCACCCCGAAGCAAGCCGACGGCCCCGCGCCCGACGGGACCTACTTCTATTCCTCGCCGAAGCACCAGAGCCCCTTCCGCATCACCCAGCTGCTTCAAGGCGGCGCCACCGGCATGACCGTATGCGCGCGCAACCAAGGCCTCCAAATCGGCCGCGAGGGCGGGGACCTCAACTTCCCAACGGACCTCTACATGAGCGCCTCGCACTGCAAGCTCGAAGAGAGCGCCGGTCGACTGAGCCTGACCGACCTCAATAGCCGCAACGGCACCTACGTCCGTCTAAAGGGCGAGCGCGAGCTCTCGCACGGCGACTACCTCTTCATCGGCCGCAAACTCCTCCGCGTCGAAATCACCGCAGCGTAA
- a CDS encoding DUF3224 domain-containing protein, which yields MSQSARGTFHVTMNAEPPYDVAEGAKLGRVSITKQFQGDLEASSTVQMLSAVSEVKGSAGYVAIERVTGALHGRRGSFVLQHSGTMNRGKASLVVMVVPDSGTAELRGIAGTLAIDIVDGKHFYTFEYTLEGSA from the coding sequence ATGAGCCAATCTGCCCGCGGTACCTTCCACGTCACGATGAACGCCGAGCCTCCCTACGATGTCGCGGAGGGAGCCAAGCTCGGGCGGGTCTCGATCACCAAGCAGTTCCAAGGCGATCTCGAGGCCTCGAGCACGGTGCAGATGCTGAGCGCCGTCTCGGAGGTAAAAGGGTCCGCCGGCTATGTGGCGATCGAGCGCGTGACCGGCGCGCTCCACGGGCGGCGCGGTAGCTTCGTGCTCCAGCACAGTGGGACCATGAACCGTGGGAAGGCTTCGCTGGTCGTGATGGTGGTCCCCGATTCGGGGACCGCGGAGCTTCGAGGCATCGCCGGTACGCTTGCCATCGACATCGTCGACGGCAAGCACTTCTACACCTTCGAGTACACGCTCGAAGGTTCCGCGTAG
- the pcnB gene encoding polynucleotide adenylyltransferase PcnB, translating to MRQPKQKNTMMMTPRGGDVPPTEETHDPSAARPDWPELPELPSFTVQQADEFVVSRPESLLARDERDEGAAPFGPDEDTILERHAGTGLIRHDAPLNEALIDSDAAKVVRRLERSGYQAYLVGGCVRDLLLGGRPKDFDVATNARPEDVRGLFRNCRIIGRRFRLAHILFGGGKVIEVATFRRKPQLESFGEDEAPPSYDDLLIRSDNVFGDAHEDALRRDFTINALFYDLDRRQVLDWCGGMQDIQRRAIHTIGNPIVRFREDPIRILRAIKFAARLDLGIDPDVYEAMVGCRDELAKAARPRIFEEILRLLRGGAAHRSMWLLWETGMMAVLIPELSAFLDDGDATDGGADRFWRSMDVIDAMTKERGGALDDTVLFTTLLREPLEEATAGVRDRGQAALEFIDPVIARIALPRRVADAMRGIVALKPRLWAAARASSSSEAPRLGRLARSDVIVQALDVVEIDLRARGADVSGLQTLRHELPADIYDRNRGGSFRRSAPVRLGRRPARR from the coding sequence ATGCGACAGCCCAAGCAAAAGAACACCATGATGATGACCCCGCGGGGCGGGGATGTTCCCCCCACGGAGGAAACGCACGACCCTTCGGCGGCGCGGCCAGATTGGCCCGAGTTGCCCGAGCTGCCCTCCTTCACCGTTCAGCAGGCCGACGAATTCGTGGTCTCGCGGCCCGAGAGTCTCCTCGCGCGCGATGAACGCGATGAAGGTGCAGCGCCCTTCGGTCCGGACGAGGACACGATCCTCGAGCGGCACGCCGGGACGGGACTCATCCGGCACGATGCACCTCTGAACGAGGCGCTCATCGACTCGGATGCGGCCAAGGTCGTGCGCCGTTTGGAACGAAGCGGCTACCAGGCCTACCTCGTCGGAGGCTGCGTCCGCGATCTTCTCCTCGGCGGAAGACCGAAGGACTTCGACGTGGCGACCAACGCGCGCCCGGAGGACGTGCGAGGTCTCTTCCGCAACTGCCGCATCATCGGCCGGCGCTTCCGGCTCGCGCACATCTTGTTCGGTGGCGGCAAGGTCATCGAGGTGGCGACCTTCCGGCGCAAGCCGCAGCTCGAGTCCTTCGGCGAGGACGAAGCGCCCCCCAGCTACGACGATCTGCTGATCCGCAGCGACAACGTCTTCGGCGATGCGCACGAGGACGCGCTCCGCCGCGACTTCACCATCAACGCCCTCTTCTACGATCTCGATCGTCGGCAGGTGCTCGACTGGTGCGGCGGCATGCAGGACATCCAGCGGCGCGCCATCCACACGATCGGCAACCCCATCGTGCGCTTCCGCGAGGACCCCATCCGCATCCTTCGCGCGATCAAGTTCGCGGCCCGGCTCGATCTCGGCATCGATCCCGACGTCTACGAGGCCATGGTGGGCTGCCGCGACGAGCTCGCCAAGGCCGCGCGACCCCGCATCTTCGAAGAAATTTTGCGCCTGCTCCGCGGCGGCGCCGCCCATCGTTCGATGTGGCTCCTCTGGGAGACCGGCATGATGGCGGTGCTCATCCCCGAGCTCTCCGCCTTCCTCGACGACGGCGACGCCACCGACGGCGGCGCCGATCGATTCTGGCGCAGCATGGACGTCATCGACGCGATGACCAAAGAGCGCGGCGGCGCCCTGGACGATACGGTGCTCTTCACCACGCTCTTGCGCGAGCCCTTGGAAGAGGCCACCGCCGGGGTTCGCGATCGCGGTCAGGCGGCGCTGGAGTTCATCGATCCGGTCATCGCCCGCATCGCCCTTCCGCGGCGGGTGGCCGATGCGATGCGCGGCATCGTAGCCCTCAAGCCGCGCCTTTGGGCCGCGGCCCGCGCCTCCTCCAGCTCCGAGGCCCCGCGGCTGGGCCGCCTCGCGCGCAGCGACGTCATCGTCCAGGCGCTCGACGTGGTCGAAATCGATCTGCGCGCCCGCGGCGCCGACGTCTCCGGTCTGCAAACGCTCCGCCACGAGCTCCCGGCGGACATTTACGATCGCAACCGCGGCGGCTCCTTCCGCCGCAGCGCCCCCGTCCGCCTCGGTCGGCGGCCTGCGCGCCGCTGA
- a CDS encoding HAMP domain-containing histidine kinase: MQRLKTRLFLWFLAAIVIAVVTSSITVAIMRPEPARPPSGMMARTLAARLEAIWDDPKAAEAYLAEMRELSGYAFELRRDPRAIPPSAHRMRRSPGIFLFDDGVGYIPIGRRENVLGAVTFPTGAPRMRWWRLFAGVLAGAIVLVIAAQRVSRDLARPLERVADAARRFGAGELAARSGIGTAATSDEVHQVAGAFDAMAERVERTLRDQRELLAAISHELRSPLGRARVALEIARDASAPREASDPTSPERAPERMPREETSPESTSLDRVERHLVEVDAILSDLLAVTRAGLTDLRTEQVAYLSWLRSRIATERAGDVELVVEDESLETAVVRIDAALLGRAVHNLLANARAHGHPESEPLIVHVSRAGQAPGAEPVRQLRTEVWDRGPGIAPDLLPRIFDPFVRGDSARTRAVQGTGTGLGLSLVRRIVEAHGGSVFARNGKNGAEVGFDLLLG, encoded by the coding sequence GTGCAGCGGCTGAAGACGCGCCTCTTTCTTTGGTTCCTCGCCGCCATCGTCATCGCCGTCGTCACCAGCTCCATCACCGTGGCCATCATGCGCCCCGAGCCGGCGCGCCCGCCCAGCGGGATGATGGCGCGCACCCTGGCCGCGCGGCTCGAGGCCATCTGGGACGATCCCAAAGCCGCCGAGGCGTACCTGGCCGAGATGCGCGAGCTCTCCGGCTACGCCTTCGAGCTTCGACGCGATCCGCGTGCCATCCCGCCGTCGGCGCATCGGATGCGGCGCTCCCCCGGCATTTTTCTCTTCGACGATGGGGTGGGCTATATCCCCATCGGCCGCCGCGAGAATGTGCTCGGGGCCGTGACCTTCCCCACGGGCGCGCCGCGCATGCGCTGGTGGCGTTTGTTCGCCGGGGTCCTCGCGGGTGCCATCGTCCTGGTCATCGCCGCCCAGCGCGTCTCGCGCGATCTGGCGCGCCCGCTGGAGCGGGTGGCCGACGCCGCCCGCCGTTTTGGCGCGGGGGAGCTGGCCGCGCGCAGCGGCATTGGCACCGCGGCGACGTCCGACGAGGTGCATCAAGTGGCGGGCGCCTTCGACGCCATGGCTGAGCGCGTCGAGCGAACGCTCCGCGATCAGCGCGAGCTGTTGGCCGCCATCAGCCACGAGCTCCGGTCTCCCCTTGGCCGCGCGCGGGTGGCGCTCGAGATCGCGCGCGACGCCAGCGCGCCGCGGGAAGCATCGGATCCCACCTCGCCCGAGCGCGCGCCCGAACGCATGCCGCGGGAAGAGACCTCGCCCGAGTCCACGTCGCTGGACCGCGTGGAGCGCCATTTGGTCGAGGTCGACGCCATCCTCTCGGACCTATTGGCGGTGACGCGCGCGGGCCTCACGGACTTGCGCACGGAGCAGGTCGCGTACCTTTCCTGGCTGCGGTCGCGCATCGCCACCGAGCGGGCCGGCGACGTCGAGCTGGTGGTGGAGGACGAGTCCCTCGAGACGGCCGTGGTCCGCATCGACGCGGCGCTCCTGGGCCGCGCGGTGCACAATTTGCTGGCCAATGCGCGGGCGCACGGTCACCCCGAGTCGGAGCCGCTCATCGTCCATGTGTCGCGGGCCGGGCAAGCGCCGGGCGCGGAGCCCGTGCGGCAGCTGCGAACGGAGGTGTGGGATCGGGGTCCGGGCATCGCACCCGACCTTCTACCGCGCATCTTCGACCCCTTCGTGCGTGGGGATAGCGCGCGGACCCGAGCCGTCCAAGGTACGGGGACGGGGTTGGGTCTGTCCTTGGTCCGGCGCATCGTCGAGGCGCACGGGGGCTCCGTCTTTGCCCGAAACGGCAAAAATGGCGCGGAAGTAGGCTTCGACCTCTTGCTCGGCTAA
- a CDS encoding response regulator transcription factor has translation MIRALLIDDDDELARLLREYLASHQVELEHAATGAKGLERLDGTAAIDVVLLDVMLPGGMDGFAVCRTIRETRPDLPILMLTARGDDMDRIVGLELGADDYVPKPYNARELLARMKAVLRRTRGTAGSSDVLEVGDLRVDVPGHTATLGDRTVPLTSFEFRVLAALARRVGQTVTREELAAAVKADGSNAGYDPSVDRSLDVHISHLRQKLGDDPRDPRRIRTVRGVGYVLVQPAQTHARP, from the coding sequence ATGATTCGGGCACTCCTCATCGACGATGACGACGAGCTCGCGCGTCTCTTGCGCGAATACCTGGCTTCTCACCAAGTGGAGCTGGAACATGCCGCTACGGGTGCAAAAGGTCTGGAGCGCCTCGATGGCACGGCGGCCATCGATGTCGTGTTGCTGGACGTGATGCTGCCCGGCGGCATGGATGGCTTTGCGGTGTGCCGCACCATCCGCGAAACCCGGCCCGATTTGCCCATCTTGATGCTCACCGCGCGCGGCGACGATATGGACCGCATCGTGGGGCTGGAGCTCGGCGCCGACGACTACGTCCCCAAGCCGTACAACGCGCGCGAGCTGCTCGCGCGTATGAAGGCGGTGCTTCGACGCACGCGCGGCACGGCGGGCAGCTCGGACGTGCTCGAGGTCGGCGATCTGCGGGTGGACGTCCCTGGGCACACGGCCACCTTGGGCGATCGCACCGTGCCGCTCACGTCGTTCGAGTTTCGCGTGCTCGCGGCCCTGGCGCGGCGCGTAGGGCAGACGGTGACGCGCGAAGAGCTCGCGGCCGCCGTCAAGGCCGATGGCAGCAACGCCGGCTACGATCCCTCCGTGGATCGGTCGCTGGACGTGCACATTAGCCATTTGCGTCAAAAGCTCGGCGACGATCCGCGCGATCCGCGGAGGATCCGCACGGTGCGCGGCGTGGGGTACGTGCTGGTGCAACCCGCGCAAACGCACGCGAGACCGTGA
- a CDS encoding lamin tail domain-containing protein, protein MGRSAGVLLLGGLGSMAAMGGAAAMVACAREDEAPDVRATTSEALPLGVGDGLVISRVYGGGGNNGAPYNRDFVEIFNRSNGAVSLAGLSLQYGGGTRNFGAVTGDAGVATAVFAFPDRIVEPGRYFLVALSTGANGVALPNPIDGDGILALSATEGKIALARSTAPLNCGGTSRCGNHPDIIDMVGYGGGTDYEGRATPALSNVNAAFRNARGCADTNDNAADFTVGQVASLAPRNSATAAVDCSTLPLDAGDDDANDDSGAAPVDGGFGTKDAGRTPFDSGPAPRYSADGRFTNELDATCACRAAGMPGDAKLGLGVGGALGLLLLRTTRRTKRRSSLPRR, encoded by the coding sequence ATGGGGCGCTCTGCTGGCGTGCTGTTGCTCGGGGGGCTCGGGTCGATGGCCGCGATGGGCGGTGCGGCGGCGATGGTTGCATGCGCACGCGAGGACGAGGCGCCGGACGTGCGCGCGACGACGTCGGAGGCGCTGCCGCTCGGGGTGGGCGATGGGCTCGTGATCAGTCGGGTGTATGGCGGTGGTGGAAACAATGGGGCGCCGTACAATCGGGACTTCGTCGAGATTTTCAATCGCTCGAATGGGGCGGTGTCGCTGGCGGGGCTCTCGCTTCAATATGGCGGCGGCACGCGGAATTTCGGCGCCGTCACGGGTGACGCGGGGGTTGCGACGGCCGTGTTCGCATTTCCGGACCGGATCGTGGAGCCGGGGCGGTACTTCCTCGTGGCGCTCAGCACGGGCGCAAATGGGGTGGCGCTGCCGAACCCCATCGATGGCGACGGAATCCTCGCGCTCAGCGCCACCGAGGGAAAGATCGCGTTGGCGCGCAGCACGGCGCCGCTCAACTGCGGTGGGACCAGCCGATGCGGGAACCACCCGGACATCATCGACATGGTCGGCTACGGTGGCGGGACCGACTACGAAGGCCGCGCGACCCCCGCGCTCAGCAATGTGAACGCCGCCTTCCGCAATGCTCGGGGATGCGCCGACACCAACGACAACGCGGCGGACTTCACCGTCGGCCAAGTGGCATCCCTCGCGCCGCGCAACAGCGCGACCGCCGCCGTCGATTGTTCGACCCTCCCGCTCGACGCGGGGGACGACGATGCAAACGACGACTCTGGCGCCGCGCCCGTCGATGGCGGCTTTGGAACCAAAGACGCCGGCCGCACCCCGTTCGATTCCGGGCCCGCCCCTCGCTACAGCGCCGACGGTCGTTTCACGAACGAGCTCGATGCGACCTGCGCCTGCCGAGCTGCGGGGATGCCCGGGGATGCGAAGCTGGGGCTCGGCGTTGGGGGTGCCCTCGGCTTGCTTCTTCTCCGCACGACTCGACGCACAAAACGAAGAAGCTCCCTGCCACGACGGTAG
- a CDS encoding MarR family transcriptional regulator gives MGAEIAASFPGVTRLGGQIVAALYLADGPLSMDDLSLTLGRSKSNVFGNLKNLEAAGIVERQRVSGERFDAYVLRGKYPDVIIGAYLARLRRVVADKRALSQRALTLLGDARGKDADALRTRLHDLSRKYDRFGVLFEALLPGTDGPFDLEAFLDAVPVQVLSVLATVARRAAGLSAPREKRNGKK, from the coding sequence GTGGGCGCAGAAATCGCCGCGAGCTTTCCGGGGGTGACCCGTCTCGGCGGGCAGATCGTGGCGGCCCTGTATCTGGCGGATGGGCCGCTCTCCATGGACGACCTGAGCCTCACCTTGGGGCGCTCGAAGAGCAATGTTTTTGGCAACCTCAAGAACCTGGAAGCGGCCGGCATCGTCGAGCGCCAACGCGTCTCCGGCGAGCGCTTCGACGCCTACGTTCTACGCGGCAAATACCCCGACGTCATCATCGGCGCCTACCTCGCACGTCTCCGCCGCGTCGTGGCCGACAAGCGCGCCCTCTCCCAACGCGCCTTGACCCTCCTCGGCGACGCCCGCGGCAAAGACGCCGACGCTCTCCGCACCCGCCTCCACGATCTATCCCGCAAATACGATCGCTTCGGCGTCCTCTTCGAGGCCCTCCTCCCCGGCACCGACGGCCCCTTCGACCTCGAAGCTTTCCTCGACGCAGTCCCCGTCCAAGTGCTCTCGGTGTTGGCTACGGTGGCTCGCCGCGCGGCGGGGTTGTCCGCACCGCGCGAGAAACGGAACGGGAAAAAGTAG
- a CDS encoding thioredoxin domain-containing protein has protein sequence MASHENRLAKEASPYLLQHAKNPVDWYPWGPEALGRAVREDRPILLSIGYSACHWCHVMERESFENVETAKLMNELFVNVKVDREERPDLDQIYQLVVQLMGQNGGWPLTVFLTPEKKPFFGGTYFPPADRYGMPGFPKVLQAIAQAYRDRRGEVDLQATELTRAIASATALERSGEKAAADARAIHAVPAGARLAQAVTKLSARFDEHHGGFGTRPKFPNTMSVDLLLRHAALDDDVAARAHVAITLDAMRAGGIYDHLGGGFHRYSTDERWLVPHFEKMLYDNALLLRLYTDAHRALAEARYGDTARAIGQYVAREMTDGAGGFYATQDADSEGEEGKFFVWSKDEIKSALAADEPEEDGYDARTSSEATRLALAYFDVTDRGNFEESGKTVLHTPRPLETVAHDLGIAPDRAEKLLERVRTKLFEAREGRIKPFRDEKILAGWNGLLIGALADAAIALDDETMLGLAERAFAFVRARLVQEDGSVLRHIKGEIVKGPGFLDDHAYIANAAVDLYEATGEPGYMATARKIAASLLARFHDGGGQAQGEGGFFFSPSDGEELIHRAKDPYDQAIPSGQAMTCLLLLRLGSLVDPSYLEPAVAELERLAGPAAENPFGLGQTLIAADRLTRGTVDIVLVGKRGDPRTRALARETFRTYIPNRNVAWLDESDPSSREACAVLAEGKEAKGEGPVAYVCRGQTCSLPVSTAAELGALLRGA, from the coding sequence ATGGCATCGCACGAAAATCGGCTCGCGAAGGAAGCATCTCCCTACCTGCTCCAGCACGCGAAGAATCCGGTCGATTGGTATCCGTGGGGCCCCGAGGCGCTCGGGCGGGCCGTGCGGGAGGACCGGCCGATCCTGCTGTCGATCGGCTACTCGGCTTGCCATTGGTGCCACGTGATGGAGCGCGAGAGCTTCGAGAACGTGGAGACGGCGAAGTTGATGAACGAGCTGTTCGTCAACGTCAAAGTCGACCGCGAAGAGCGCCCCGACCTCGATCAGATTTATCAGCTGGTGGTCCAACTCATGGGCCAAAACGGCGGCTGGCCCCTCACCGTGTTCCTCACGCCGGAGAAGAAGCCGTTCTTCGGCGGCACCTATTTTCCGCCCGCAGACCGCTATGGAATGCCCGGCTTCCCCAAGGTGCTGCAGGCCATCGCGCAAGCGTACCGCGACCGACGCGGCGAGGTCGATCTGCAAGCCACGGAGCTCACGCGCGCCATCGCCTCCGCGACGGCCTTGGAGCGCTCCGGTGAAAAGGCGGCCGCCGACGCGCGCGCCATCCACGCGGTGCCCGCGGGCGCGCGCCTCGCGCAAGCCGTGACCAAGCTGTCTGCACGATTCGACGAGCACCATGGCGGCTTCGGCACACGACCGAAATTTCCGAACACCATGTCCGTCGATCTGTTGCTGCGCCACGCGGCCCTGGACGACGACGTGGCCGCGCGCGCCCACGTGGCCATCACCTTGGACGCCATGCGCGCAGGCGGCATCTACGACCACCTGGGCGGCGGCTTCCACCGGTACTCCACCGACGAGCGCTGGCTAGTGCCGCACTTCGAGAAGATGCTCTACGACAACGCCCTCTTGCTTCGCCTCTACACCGACGCGCACCGCGCCCTCGCCGAGGCACGCTACGGCGACACCGCGCGCGCCATCGGCCAGTACGTCGCGCGGGAGATGACCGACGGCGCCGGCGGCTTCTACGCGACGCAAGACGCGGACAGCGAGGGCGAGGAGGGCAAATTTTTCGTCTGGTCCAAGGACGAGATCAAGAGCGCGCTCGCCGCCGACGAGCCCGAGGAAGACGGCTACGACGCGCGCACCTCGAGCGAGGCCACCCGCCTCGCGCTGGCCTACTTCGACGTGACCGACCGAGGCAACTTCGAGGAGAGCGGCAAAACGGTGCTCCACACCCCACGCCCGCTCGAGACGGTGGCCCACGATCTCGGCATCGCCCCCGATCGCGCGGAGAAGCTCCTCGAGCGGGTGCGGACCAAGCTCTTCGAGGCCCGCGAAGGACGCATCAAACCCTTCCGCGACGAGAAGATCCTCGCCGGCTGGAACGGGCTCCTGATCGGCGCCCTCGCCGACGCCGCCATCGCCTTGGACGACGAAACCATGCTGGGCCTCGCCGAACGCGCCTTCGCCTTCGTGCGGGCTCGGCTCGTCCAAGAAGACGGGAGCGTCCTTCGTCACATCAAGGGCGAGATCGTCAAGGGGCCTGGATTTTTGGACGACCACGCGTACATCGCCAACGCCGCCGTCGATCTCTACGAGGCCACCGGCGAACCCGGTTACATGGCGACCGCCCGCAAAATTGCGGCATCGCTGCTCGCGCGCTTCCACGACGGCGGCGGCCAGGCCCAAGGCGAGGGCGGCTTCTTCTTCTCGCCCAGCGATGGAGAGGAGCTCATTCATCGCGCAAAAGATCCGTACGATCAAGCGATCCCCAGCGGACAAGCCATGACGTGCTTGCTGCTCCTCCGGCTGGGCAGCCTGGTCGATCCCTCCTACCTCGAGCCCGCGGTAGCCGAGCTCGAACGCCTCGCCGGACCGGCCGCCGAGAACCCGTTCGGCCTGGGGCAAACCCTCATCGCCGCCGATCGCTTGACCCGCGGCACCGTCGACATCGTCCTCGTCGGAAAGCGCGGCGATCCGCGCACCCGCGCGCTCGCACGCGAAACGTTCCGCACGTACATCCCCAACCGCAACGTCGCCTGGCTCGACGAGAGCGATCCCTCGTCCCGCGAGGCTTGCGCCGTCCTCGCCGAGGGCAAGGAAGCCAAGGGCGAAGGCCCCGTGGCGTACGTCTGCCGCGGGCAAACGTGCTCCCTCCCCGTGTCGACCGCAGCCGAGCTCGGGGCGCTGCTTCGCGGAGCGTAA